Proteins encoded within one genomic window of Komagataella phaffii GS115 chromosome 3, complete sequence:
- a CDS encoding 3'-5' exoribonuclease involved in rRNA processing, whose protein sequence is MTEIISIRKPLNPNADSDVESSDEEMLEASLAPKNNNQSIVTPGELITEDPIWMRGHGTYYLNEKTYSSVAGTISKVNKLLSVVPLRGRYQPETGDHVVGRITEVGPKRWKVDIGARQDAALMLGSVNLPGGVLRRKSESDELQMRNFLKEGDLLNAEVQSIFQDGSASLHTRSLKYGKLRNGYFVKVPSSLIIRQKNHLHELPGSITIIIGVNGYIWISKTLYQHQKSLPSTTGNNALDSTVSSAAAKSNSYTPGQGSVSITRLEEESSWEIYSDKNEPISVATKDTIARYANCVKALAKCDIGITETRIIAAYEASMVYENAGLLLDEETMKSIGEDVLNRERMRG, encoded by the coding sequence ATGACAGAGATAATAAGTATAAGAAAACCCTTGAATCCGAATGCTGATTCAGACGTGGAGtcttctgatgaagagatGCTCGAAGCATCTTTGGCACCTAAGAATAATAATCAATCAATTGTGACTCCAGGAGAACTGATAACAGAGGATCCCATATGGATGAGAGGCCATGGTACCTACTATTTGAACGAAAAAACATATAGTTCCGTAGCTGGGACCATTTCCAAAGTCAACAAGCTTCTGAGTGTGGTCCCTTTGAGAGGAAGGTATCAGCCTGAAACGGGAGATCACGTCGTTGGGAGAATCACAGAAGTTGGACCAAAGAGATGGAAGGTAGATATTGGAGCTAGACAAGATGCTGCATTGATGCTAGGCTCTGTGAACCTACCTGGAGGAGTTctgagaagaaaatctGAAAGTGATGAGTTACAAATGAggaatttcttgaaagaagGTGATTTGTTGAACGCAGAAGTTCAAtcgatttttcaagatggaTCAGCTTCTTTGCATACGAGATCTCTCAAATACGGTAAACTTAGAAACGGATATTTCGTCAAGGTTCCTTCATCTCTGATTATCAGACAGaaaaatcatcttcatgAGCTTCCCGGAAGCATTACGATTATCATTGGAGTGAACGGGTACATCTGGATCTCCAAGACATTGTACCAGCATCAAAAATCTCTGCCGTCTACCACAGGAAACAACGCATTAGACTCCACTGTTTCTTCAGCTGCAGCCAAGAGCAACAGTTACACACCAGGACAGGGATCAGTATCTATAACCAGACTGGAGGAGGAATCCTCCTGGGAAATCTACAGTGACAAAAACGAGCCTATATCAGTTGCCACGAAGGACACTATTGCGAGGTACGCCAACTGCGTGAAAGCGCTGGCCAAATGCGATATCGGAATTACTGAAACTCGAATCATTGCAGCATATGAAGCCAGTATGGTTTACGAGAATGCGGGGTTGTTATTGGATGAGGAGACCATGAAGAGCATTGGAGAAGATGTGCTAAATAGGGAAAGGATGAGAGGCTAG
- a CDS encoding Zinc cluster protein involved in pre-mRNA splicing and cycloheximide resistance, with protein MSRHQYDLVQCFKQPGTTIARLCDKCDGRCPSCDSYVNQAELAYICDECSFVSNKGEGKCILCGSKSTTDAYYCSECVMTEKDRDGCPRILNIGTTRSDLFYEKRKKN; from the coding sequence ATGTCAAGACATCAGTATGATTTGGTCCAATGTTTTAAACAGCCAGGGACAACGATAGCTCGGCTATGTGATAAATGCGATGGGAGATGTCCCTCATGTGACTCCTATGTGAACCAAGCCGAACTTGCGTACATATGTGATGAGTGTTCGTTCGTCAGTAATAAAGGTGAGGGAAAATGTATATTATGTGGCAGCAAGAGCACCACGGATGCCTACTATTGCTCAGAATGTGTTATgactgaaaaagacagagaTGGCTGTCCTCGGATCTTGAACATAGGTACAACCAGAAGTGATTTGTTTtatgaaaaaagaaaaaagaactaa
- a CDS encoding Protein that contains a Phox homology (PX) domain and binds phosphoinositides yields the protein MFSPTQEHYLKKELLEKELLREIQAMSPNYGDVTGLRKFGPPFAPYDPINAPDSKNLSELLQVHYQNVEIYNEEFPLLRFFFTNFLQKFPFLQYYENHNVAKKSTIQEQLWINKVQQFYEIWKSKRISTSNDRGSLSKRKLLIYKIVKMMLMMYNTAILVSGDDEYFKNPSESETSDGRLMKNAYKDIEKILPNELINVEEILHNRENYINGLYINVCGVVKDKMKSKIKSINPLSYWYSDTAPTMKSIYLFIILVKDETTGETYYVKRRYSDFKNLDSQLLRHFPGKQLPSAPSKIKMSSELNEEMDDTNADDVDVTSLESNDPVQNVTKKLSDFKDSVSKSAQSGNLFNLNGNTSKQEILQSFPREKLRLALRGYVQNLIRIPEVRSCSILKEFLKKDCYHELSNKEEEEIKNRMKLDDLLIIQQVKFQQEIVNSVNNLQVNINQLKEQIFGNGETGEQGLLFLFKEIEMNTKVVELSPQLQSFIELFKLEVASTIYDFFVSSDSSIENFTLLTKIHQFFPYKIVQTILRFTNPMTIMKKMIDLFLYQPLGSGKSLMQFVFTHILNDDLKRLEKELLFLNKNITSKYTGGDVLVAKIDEYMEEEDNNVIIDIKATCHKYNIDLVLALLLNSNQLKTKIDQKVLVEVLASYKKWSNDDLGSDEAKLYIDLRTLFETKLRRRDKDLSKELWDSPYLIQLIKELIAIFFQPLIVIFTKANLHKYIPIFKSFIEDLIDLIKRYHNDYNSMINENGSVVLDFVAVLTKYQDYLLEFIHNLYMNDGKGDDEQVFMQLIQWFNSFIKLLTFVKTQRPDLKIDLNAELDQFVSLHNSQVEDDSQKINLDKLRLEIDRKIQEINRRKEAYQNILVSKDNGENNPANLVEQDLLAQNRNKMLTKNWNEIHGKLFSELDKGDSKNSFVQDVLGIHQGEMDELNLEFLEWEEHEREDPSNSIVFARTEEEALSAIDQEYLKHGKETFKNFIEADEFENVTSHVKTELNKLFSINRGEFIRRLSWKVLSCYVE from the coding sequence ATGTTTAGTCCTACTCAGGAACATTACctgaagaaagagcttCTGGAGAAAGAGCTTCTCAGGGAGATTCAAGCAATGAGTCCTAACTACGGAGATGTCACTGGATTGCGTAAGTTTGGCCCTCCATTTGCTCCATACGACCCCATCAATGCTCCTGACTCGAAGAACCTGTCAGAATTGTTGCAGGTGCATTATCAGAACGTCGAAATTTACAACGAAGAGTTCCCTCTGTTGAGATTCTTTTTTACCAATTTCTTACAAAAGTTTCCCTTTCTCCAATACTACGAGAACCACAATGTTGCTAAGAAAAGCACTATCCAAGAGCAATTATGGATCAACAAAGTTCAGCAGTTTTAcgaaatttggaaaagtaaGAGGATCAGTACATCCAATGACAGAGGGTCTCTATCAAAGAGGAAGTTACTGATTTATAAGATTGTCAagatgatgttgatgatgtACAATACTGCTATTTTGGTATCGGGAGATGATGAATACTTCAAAAACCCTTCGGAATCTGAAACATCAGATGGCCGTTTAATGAAAAATGCCTACAAAGATATTGAGAAGATCTTGCCCAACGAATTGATAaacgttgaagaaatcttgCACAATAGGGAGAATTACATTAATGGTTTATATATCAATGTCTGCGGGGTTGTCAAGGACAAGATGAAAAGTAAGATTAAAAGTATAAACCCGTTGTCATACTGGTACTCTGATACAGCTCCCACCATGAAGTCAATCTACCTGTTCATTATCTTAGTAAAAGATGAGACTACTGGAGAGACATATTACGTTAAGCGAAGGTACTCTGATTTTAAGAACTTAGATAGCCAATTATTGCGCCATTTTCCTGGAAAACAACTTCCCTCTGCGCCCTCCAAAATCAAGATGAGCTCGGAGTTAAACGAAGAAATGGACGACACAAATGCGGATGACGTTGATGTAACATCCCTGGAATCGAATGACCCTGTTCAAAATGTCaccaagaaactttctgacttcaaagattctgTTTCCAAAAGTGCCCAATCTGgtaatcttttcaatttaAATGGAAACACTTCTAAACAAGAGATCTTGCAGAGCTTCCCCAGAGAGAAACTTAGACTTGCACTTAGAGGTTATGTTCAGAATTTGATACGAATCCCAGAGGTTAGAAGCTGCAGTATATTgaaagagtttttgaaaaaagactGCTATCATGAGCTATCGAACaaggaggaggaagagattAAGAATAGGATGAAACTGGATGACTTGTTAATCATACAGCAAGTGAAATTTCAACAGGAAATTGTCAATTCCGTTAACAATCTCCAAGTGAATATAAATcagttgaaagaacaaatTTTTGGCAATGGTGAAACTGGTGAACAGGGACTCctgttcttgttcaaagagATCGAAATGAACACCAAAGTGGTTGAGTTGTCTCCACAATTGCAGAGTTTTATTGAACTGTTCAAGTTAGAAGTTGCATCTACTATTTATGATTTTTTTGTATCTTCAGATTCATCTATTGAAAATTTTACACTGTTAACCAAGATTCACCAGTTCTTCCCGTACAAGATTGTTCAAACCATTCTGAGGTTCACTAACCCAATGAcaataatgaaaaaaatgatagACTTGTTCTTGTATCAGCCGTTAGGAAGTGGGAAATCTCTGATGCAGTTCGTCTTTACACATATCCTCAACGATGACTTGAAACGGTTAGAAAAGGAACTATTGTTCCTGAACAAGAACATCACCAGTAAGTATACCGGAGGTGACGTTTTGGTCGCCAAAATTGATGAGTACATGGAGGAGGAGGATAACAATGTTAttattgatatcaaagcAACTTGCCACAAGTACAATATTGATTTAGTGTTGGCTTTGCTGTTGAACAGTAACCAATTGAAAACGAAGATTGATCAGAAAGTATTGGTAGAAGTTCTTGCTAGTTATAAGAAATGGAGTAATGACGATCTGGGATCTGATGAAGCTAAACTTTATATTGATTTGAGAACGCtatttgaaacaaaacttcGGAGAAGAGACAAGGACTTATCAAAAGAGTTGTGGGATTCACCATATTTGATCCAACTAATAAAAGAGCTGattgccatttttttccaacCATTGATTGTCATATTCACTAAAGCCAATCTCCACAAGTATATTCCTATCTTTAAATCTTTCATCGAAGATTTAATTGACCTAATAAAAAGATACCATAACGATTACAACTCCATGATCAACGAAAATGGTTCGGTTGTTTTAGATTTTGTTGCTGTATTGACCAAGTACCAAGACTATTTGTTAGAGTTTATCCACAATTTGTACATGAATGATGGGAAAGGTGACGATGAACAGGTTTTCATGCAACTGATCCAATGGttcaacagtttcatcaagttACTGACTTTTGTGAAAACTCAGCGTCCTGATTTAAAAATTGATCTAAATGCAGAACTTGACCAATTTGTAAGCCTTCACAACTCTcaagttgaagatgataGTCAAAAAATAAATCTGGACAAACTGCGATTGGAAATTGAtagaaagattcaagagATTAATCGGCGTAAAGAAGCGTATCAAAATATTCTGGTCAGTAAGGACAACGGAGAAAATAACCCTGCCAATCTTGTGGAACAGGACCTTTTGGCACAGAACCGTAATAAAATGTTGACTAAAAATTGGAATGAGATACATGGCAAACTATTTAGTGAACTGGATAAAGGTGATAGCAAGAACAGTTTTGTTCAGGATGTTTTGGGGATTCATCAGGGAGAAATGGATGAGCTCAACTTGGAGTTTCTGGAATGGGAGGAACATGAGCGTGAGGACCCTTCAAACTCCATTGTTTTTGCTAGgactgaagaagaagcattGTCTGCAATCGACCAAGAATATCTTAAACATGGCAAAGAGacattcaagaacttcatTGAAGCcgatgaatttgaaaacGTCACTAGCCATGTGAAGACAGAGTTGaataaacttttcagtATCAACAGAGGAGAATTTATACGCCGGTTAAGTTGGAAAGTTCTTAGTTGCTACGTAGAGTAG
- a CDS encoding Component of the TOM (translocase of outer membrane) complex, whose product MSKTFTITALAALGATVGYAIYFDYQRRNNVSFRKTLKKNSKSYQKKLQKDKEQSKKQTLVLLRKRLEQALKEEPVLSDVAEKEQYFYKHITLGEQLSSVPNKEIDAAIEFYKALSTYPNPTSILNIYQKSVREDIYELVVMLIAIQPPQAVVNILGESSLQSSHGDDVE is encoded by the coding sequence ATGTCAAAGACTTTCACAATTACCGCCTTAGCCGCATTGGGAGCCACCGTCGGCTACGCAATCTATTTCGattaccaaagaagaaacaatGTCTCCTTTCgtaaaactttgaagaagaactcCAAAAGTTACCAGAAAAAGTTGCAAAAGGACAAAGAACAATCCAAAAAGCAAACTTTAGTTCTTCTGAGAAAACGTTTAGAGCAagctttgaaggaggaaCCGGTTTTGAGCGACGTCGCTGAGAAGGAACAATACTTTTACAAACACATCACTCTCGGTGAGCAACTCTCAAGCGTCCCCAATAAAGAGATTGATGCCGCTATCGAGTTCTACAAGGCTCTTTCTACCTACCCAAACCCAACTTCCATCTTGAACATCTACCAGAAATCCGTTCGTGAGGACATTTATGAGCTTGTTGTTATGTTGATCGCAATTCAACCCCCGCAGGCCGTGGTGAACATTTTAGGTGAGTCTTCACTCCAGTCATCTCACGGCGATGATGTCGAGTAG